Proteins from one Malaya genurostris strain Urasoe2022 chromosome 2, Malgen_1.1, whole genome shotgun sequence genomic window:
- the LOC131431888 gene encoding bromodomain-containing protein 7: MGSKKHKKHKSERKEREEKANLLLDRPPSLKLILKVSGNSSTPEHGNDSPAYGIQQDLGAAAFPGEYSGERHKKSKKKKKKKDREKKHKHHKEKRRHRDDSSQEDFNSVGDESSQAAPDPNAFFSAAVNAGSTGSLASLPVTKPMIPIKSPEPEPIMIVQPATPATPATPATPATMMREEINTLSSVTTEEPMQSPGSVHSTSRPGSKMDFLDMGSNQAPKTPGSDCSGREQRTCVLKLKQSRSPLARLLDHLLKALEKRDPHQFFAWPVTDDIAPGYSSIINRPMDFSTIRQKIDDNEYTSLSEFSEDFKLMCENAIRYNHSETVYHKAAKKLLHVGARLLQPENLMRSLRPLMTYMRELTPKELGFELPASTDNQDNEHHTLDSADEAMAAAVDEGINAQINAQIEEDEKRKQIRLENNPSSKFEPFVDDLTAEEVLQQVQSAALSARTKLMKKKSANRIGFLRQLKDGTTTMNILIDSENNAPEKVVSLEAFTGKLQYGTALLQGFREDRRNFAKTVKPLSYGSFSSFAPVFDSRFSNLSKEESDMVLNTYGDETGADYAESIMKYTKDSPYAGGIAHSLLDILTNGDHRKSFATLYESDMQRQEKEAVKHTFPEPAELEVERQKLADTKIDFDQLRTLSSLGVDVQFLDDLEQQLNCASMTNTLQQALSENSDLIQKLHQIQTNRLSAPLPAHLSYVQRAGESEINLAAQITNNLTQIAKQLPPQAIAAPHGLRKAMGLTSVGLEMYPNPPVGVINPQPNAGVGQHTLSGTISSNADIIDTTPMDMDLEPESIPQQQQQQQRQQSQQQIHHHVNLNPSQVVDIDSELRELLNNSSNGDTVESDATASIEQMLMD; this comes from the exons ATGGGATCTAAAAAGCATAAGAAACATAAATCCGAGCGAAAGGAGCGAGAAG AAAAAGCCAATTTACTGCTGGACCGTCCACCAAGCTTGAAATTGATTCTGAAAGTTAGTGGAAACAGTTCCACACCGGAGCATGGCAACGACTCTCCGGCTTACGGTATTCAGCAGGATCTGGGTGCGGCGGCATTTCCCGGTGAATACTCCGGCGAGCGTCATAAGAAAtccaagaagaagaaaaagaagaaggacCGAGAGAAGAAGCACAAACACCACAAGGAAAAGCGTCGCCATCGGGATGATTCCAGCCAGGAGGACTTTAACAGCGTTGGGGATGAAAGTTCCCAGGCAGCACCGGATCCGAATGCTTTCTTTAGTGCCGCGGTCAACGCAGGTAGTACGGGAAGTTTGGCATCGCTCCCAGTAACCAAACCGATGATCCCAATCAAGagtccggaaccggaaccgATAATGATTGTACAACCGGCTACTCCGGCCACTCCAGCGACCCCCGCCACTCCGGCGACTATGATGAGGGAAGAAATTAATACTCTCAGCTCTGTGACGACTGAGGAACCGATGCAAAGTCCGGGTTCAGTGCATTCAACGTCGCGCCCCGGCAGTAAAATGGACTTTCTCGATATGGGCTCGAATCAGGCACCGAAGACGCCCGGTTCGGATTGTAGCGGACGGGAGCAGCGGACATGCGTGCTGAAGCTTAAGCAAAGCCGTTCCCCGTTGGCACGGCTTTTGGACCACTTGCTGAAAGCTTTGGAGAAACGTGATCCGCATCAGTTCTTTGCCTGGCCCGTGACGGATGACATTGCTCCCGGTTATTCGAGCATTATTAACAGACCGATGGATTTTAGCACAATTCGACAGAAAATCGACGACAACGAGTACACTTCGCTGTCGGAGTTCAGTGAAGATTTCAAGTTGATGTGTGAGAATGCCATCCG ataCAACCATTCGGAAACTGTTTACCACAAAGCGGCAAAGAAACTGCTTCATGTAGGAGCCCGTCTTTTGCAACCGGAGAATTTGATGAGATCCCTTCGTCCGCTAATGACATATATGCGAGAACTGACCCCAAAGGAGCTTGGTTTCGAGCTGCCGGCATCGACGGATAATCAAGATAACGAACACCACACACTCGATTCGGCTGATGAAGCCATGGCGGCTGCCGTCGATGAAGGTATCAACGCTCAAATAAATGCTCAGATCGAGGAGGATGAGAAGCGGAAACAAATCCGTCTGGAAAACAATCCATCCAGTAAATTTGAACCGTTCGTGGATGATCTGACGGCCGAAGAGGTACTGCAGCAGGTTCAAAGTGCGGCTCTCAGTGCCCGTACGAAACTGATGAAGAAAAAATCTGCCAACAGAATAGGATTCCTGCGACAGTTGAAGGACGGCACGACGACCATGAATATTCTGATCGACAGTGAAAATAATGCTCCGGAGAAAGTTGTTTCACTGGAGGCGTTTACCGGTAAGCTGCAGTACGGAACCGCTCTGCTGCAAGGATTCCGCGAAGATCGACGGAACTTCGCCAAAACAGTGAAACCACTCAGCTATGGGTCGTTTAGTTCATTTGCACCGGTATTCGACTCACGCTTTTCAAATCTTTCCAAAGAGGAGTCGGATATGGTTCTGAACACGTACGGAGATGAAACCGGGGCGGACTATGCTGAAAGCATTATGAAGTACACCAAGGACAGTCCGTACGCCGGTGGAATAGCGCATAGTTTACTGGACATCTTGACGAATGGCGATCACCGGAAATCGTTTGCCACCTTGTATGAGTCGGACATGCAACGGCAGGAAAAGGAAGCGGTTAAGCATACTTTCCCGGAACCGGCGGAACTCGAAGTCGAACGACAAAAGCTTGCCGACACGAAAATTGACTTCGACCAGCTTCGAACGTTGTCCAGTTTGGGAGTGGACGTTCAGTTTCTGGATGATTTGGAGCAACAGCTGAATTGTGCCAGCATGACCAATACGTTGCAACAAGCGTTGAGTGAGAATTCCGATCTGATTCAAAAGTTGCACCAAATTCAGACGAATCGACTGTCGGCGCCGCTACCCGCCCATTTGTCCTACGTGCAGCGAGCTGGTGAAAGCGAAATCAACCTAGCGGCACAGATTACGAATAATTTGACACAAATTGCAAAACAGCTGCCGCCGCAGGCAATCGCTGCACCACACGGGCTCCGGAAGGCGATGGGATTGACCAGTG TTGGTCTGGAAATGTACCCCAATCCTCCGGTTGGCGTCATCAATCCTCAGCCTAATGCGGGAGTTGGTCAGCACACACTCAGCGGTACAATTTCTTCAAACG CCGACATCATCGATACCACTCCAATGGACATGGATTTGGAACCGGAATCTATTCctcaacaacagcaacagcaacaacgacaacaatcgCAACAGCAAATCCACCATCATGTCAATCTAAATCCCTCACAAGTAGTGGATATCGACAGCGAATTGCGTGAGTTGCTGAATAACAGTTCCAATGGGGACACGGTAGAGTCCGATGCAACGGCCAGTATTGAACAGATGTTGATGGATTGA